The Polaribacter sp. HaHaR_3_91 genomic sequence TTCTGTGTTTGCAGCTTGTAATTTTAAATCATTCCCAAGACAGTTACCTAATGTAGATATAGCTACGTTAAATTTTATTTCTGGGTTAGAAGGAAAACCAGAAAAGAAACTACCAGAAGATGCAGAACCATTTTGATTGAAATAAGCACAATATAATTCATCTGTGCTATCAATAGAAATGCTACCTGTTAAATTAGTTACTTTATAAGTTACGTAATTAGAATTTCCATCAACATTAAATGGGCCAGAAGTAGAGTAGTTAGCAATTGGTTGAGAGTTTATATTTACAGTTGCACCAATGTTGGTTACAATAGTTATTCCACCTGTAAAAGTTGTGTTACCAATATCTTCAATATTTGGAATGTTATCTACTTTTCCTCTATTTTCACAACTTAAAGGAGGTACAAAAAATAAACCTTGATTTGCTTCGTTGTTATTTGCTCCAATTCCTTGGTAAGCAAAAACTTGATAAGAAGTTTTTACATACATATTTCCATTTGAACTGTATTTATTACCTTCTATTAAATAATATTCTCCAGCATTTATAGTTTTTTCAGAAGTAGTGTTTCCATTAATAAACACTTCAGTATGATCTTCGTGAGCAACAATTAATACGTTTTCCCAATCATTAGAACCATTTCCTTTTACAAAAATATATTCCGAACCAACCTTATCGATACCAACGATTTGATCTATTCCGTAATCTCTCCCGTTGCCATTATGAAAACTTCCGTTAACAGAACCTGTATTTACAACAATAGGTTTGTCTGAAGTAATTAAAGTACCAATTAAACCATCTCTATTTATCGTGTTATCAAAAGAATTTGTAGCAACAACATAGCTTTCTCCTTCATTTAAAAGAATATTAGAAATTGGTAAAGAACCAGAATAATTTTTTATCAAAATTCCCGCAGGTAAATCATCAAAATCTACAATAGTATTATCTTCTGTAGCCATTACAGAGATAAAATTTAAGTAGTTGTCTTGTGGATTTTCATTTGTAAACATTCCTGCTCTAAAAGAGGTTCCTAAAGCAGATGAACCTTTACTTACTAAAGCTCCAGCTTGCGCTCCTCCACCAGCTAAAACACGTATAGAAACATATATAACATCACTAGCTTCTATTATATACCCCTTATTAGAATGCACCACACTTGTTTGTCCCGAATCTATAAAAAGCTGAGTATCTCCGGTTCCTATCGATATTTCTTGAGGAGAGGTGTTGGTGACAGTACCTGTAATATCATCATTAGAACCAATTTGGGTAATTGTATAACTTACATTTTGGTTGCTTGGAGTTGAAATATAAAAATATTGATTTTCTGGATTTGCATTTCCGTTTTCCGCATACGTTAATGGTGGAATAAAGTGTTTTTTACTTAATTGAGCATTTATATTTTGAAAAGTAATAAAACAGATAAAAAATAGTAATACGTGGGGGAAACTTTTGCGCATTGTAACATTAAATTAAGTATTCTTATTATTAGTGGTTAAACAATTTTAACAACACAATAATTTAATGCCAAATTACAAAAGTTTATTGATTTTTTTTTATTTAATTATAGTATTAATAGATTTAATATGCTTATAAATCTCTCTTTTGTAGTAATCTGTAAGATAGGTAAACAAATATAAATGACCAGAAGCAAACAATTAGAATAGAAGAAAAATGTACATCGTAACTTTTTGTAAAGTTTTCACCTATTTGGCTAGCAACAGATTTTACAGCACCTAATCTAGAAAAAGGTTCTTTTATTAAGTTTGATATAGCTTCTAGAGGTAAAAATTGCATAATGGAATCTACAGATTCAGTTGTTTTGTCTGCGTCTCTAAAAGTCCAAAATAAATACCCTTTAAACATACTTTCTACAATAAGCCAAACTACCATTGCTCCAACAGCAAAAGCAGAACGTTTTACTAAAATTCCAAAAAATAAACCCATAGAAAAGAAACCAACTAGCTTTATAAAAAAAGCTAATAAGTAAACTAAATCTGTTGTAATTATTGAAAGTTCATTGTAATCTGAATACACTAAGCCCAAAATTAAAGAAACTACAAATACAAAAATGGTTGAAATTAAAGCAAATACAACTACTGTATAAAATTTTGAGAGTATAAATTCTTTTTTACTTAAACCATCAATTAAATTTTGCTTTAACGTTTTATAGCTATATTCATTTGCCATCATAGAAACAATAACCAAGAGCAAGAAAAACTTTAAAATTGAAGCCATGTAAGTATTAAAATGCCAGATGTAAGGAAAATTAAAAATGCCCATATCTGCTAAATGGAATTTTATAGGGCCAATATCAAATTTTATGGCAGCAATTAATGCAATAGAAGTAAGTAACCCAAAGTAAATAAGTGATAATACTTTACTGGCGCTGTTGTGTTTTAATTTATGAAATTCTATAGTAAGTAGTCTTAACATGACTTTGTAGTTTAAAAGATGATTAATTATTATTGGTTAGATCTAAGAATTGTTGCTCTAAACTAGGTTTGCGTTTTACCAAGTGAGATAGAATAATTCCATTTTTAAATAGAAATTCATTTATTTCTGTTGATGAAATTTCGCTGTTTAAAGTAGCAATTATGGTTTCGTGATCTTTACTAATTTTACCAATTGCAGGATGTTCTTCTAAAATAGTCATTAATTTATCTTCGTTCGTTTCTACTTTTAATTCGAATAAACCATTAGAAGCTGTCATTTCATCTACACGACCTGCATATAATTTTACACCTTTTCTTATAACCACTACGTGAGAACATACTTTTTCTACTTCGTCTAATAGGTGAGAAGCTAATAAAATAGTCGTTCCGTTTGCTGCAATATTTTGTATAATCTGACGAATTTCGTGAATTCCTTGCGGATCTAAACCGTTAGTGGGTTCGTCTAAAATTAAAATTTCAGGATCATTTAATAGGGCAGAAGCAATAGCTAAACGCTGCTTCATACCTAAAGAAAACGTACTAAACTTACTGTCCTTTCTGTCAAAAAGATTTACAGTTGCAAGTTTCTCGTTTATTTTTTCTGTTGATATTTCTTTTATCTTACAAATTAGAGCTAAGTTCTGAGTAGCTGTCATGTAAGGGTAAAAGTTAGGGCGCTCAATAATTGCACCTACTTTTTTTAAGGCTTGATGTGTAGTTAGTTTTCCGTTAAACCAAGAAAACTCTCCAGAAGTCCTGTTTACAACGTTTAAAATAATACCTAAAGTGGTAGATTTTCCACTTCCGTTTGGTCCTAAAATTCCGTAAACATTCCCTCTTTCTATATCAAAAGAAAGATTGTTTACTGCGTGAACTTTTCCGTATTTTTTATCGAGATTTTTGAGTGATAAGATAGTTTCCAAAGAAATTGATTTAGTCGATTATGTTTGTAAGACGACTAATTTACAATTTTGTTACGGGAAATTTAGGTAAATGTTAAACTGTGCAAAGTTGTAATTGTTAAAATTAGAGGCTTAATAATTATTGTAAGTGTAATTTTAAACACAGTTACACTAATAAACGCTAAAACAATTACACGAATTTCCTAATATTCAGTAAAGTCGTAATCATCATCAAAATGACCAAACTCATCATCGATGTCTTCTTCATCACCAAAACCATCGTCTAATTTTTCTGCAATAAATTCTTTTTCTGGTGCTTCACTAGGTATTTCTCCTACAGTTAAAATAATTTGTGGTAAATCACCTTTTTTATCAGCCGAAACCTCAATAACTTCAACGTAGAAAGTCCACATTTTTAAGAAATCGTAAACATAAATTAGTTTATCACCTTCCTGGGGTAACGTCTCATTTAAAATACAAGTTTGCATGGAAAGCCCTTCGCCAATCTCTTCCATATTAAACAACGGAATTTCTTCACCTTGGTTCCATTCATCATCAGTTTTATAAAAAGAAGCCATTTCTTGACCTCCAAAACCAAAAGATTTTGCAATGGTTGCATGTAAAACTTCTAAGTTTAAGCTGTCATCAACTAAAATAGTTCTGATTACATCTTCTTTTGTGTCTAAAATTATGCGTATTTTGTACATGAAATGGTTTCGTTTTTCTGCTGCAAAAATACAAAATTTTATATGTACTTTTACCATATAAAACGAATGATATGGATACAGTTGCTATTTTAAAAGCATTTAACGAGAGTTCTAAAAACACATTAATGGAAACTCTTGATATTGAATATGTTGCTCTTGGTGACGATTTTTTAACTGCAAAAATGCCTGTAAAATCTAAGGTTCATCAACCTTACGGACAATTACATGGAGGCGCAACGGCGGCTTTGGCGGAAAGTGTAGGGAGTGCTGCATCTAATTTTTTTATAGATAGTAAAACGCAGTTTGTAAACGGAATTCAGTTGTCTATAAATCATATAAAAAGCAAAAGAGAAGGTATGGTTTTTGCTACTGCAAAGAATATTCATAAAGGTAAAACAACGCATTTATGGGAAGTTAGAATTGTTGATGAAAATGACGATTTAATTTCCGTAGCAAAAATGACAAATATTGTTTTAACAAAGAGATCATAAATACAATACTTTGAATATTATTTTTAATAAAATTGAAGAAAATTACAAAAGAAACATCCCTTTTGTAGTTTATAGAAAACCGAATACAGAATCCGTTAATGGGTTTTTTATGAAGGATGATGCATTGAATTTTACAACACAATTTAAAGAAACCGGATTTGTTTTTGCGCCTTTTAATTCCGATGAAAAAGCTGTTTTATTTCCTTTAGAAAAATCAGAATTTATTCATGAAAATATTTTAATTGAAGAAAATTTATCTCTTAATGATACTATATCAAGTGAGGTGAATTCTGATAAAGAAAAACATCTTCATTTGGTAGAAAAAGCGCTAGATGATATAAGTAATAATGAACTTATTAAAGTAGTTGTTTCTAGAAAAGAAGAAATTCAGTTAGATGAATTTGATGTACTTCTTACTTTTAAAAAATTACTAAATACCTATGCAAATGCATTTGTATATGTTTGGTTTCATCCAAAAGTAGGTTTGTGGTTTGGTGCCACTCCCGAAACCCTTTTAAATATTAAAGGAACCCGTTTTAAAACGATGTCTTTAGCAGGTACACAGGTTTATGTAAATTCTGAAGATGTTGTTTGGAAAAACAAAGAATTAGAAGAGCAACAATTGGTTACCGATTTTATTGAAAGTCAATTAAAACCAGTTTCTACCAATCTTAAAATTGACAAGATAGAAACGGTAAGAGCTGGGAGTTTGTTGCATTTAAGAAGTAGTGTAGAAGGTGAGTTGAGGTTTACGTCCAATTTAAAAACATTAATTAGAAGTTTGCATCCTACACCTGCTGTTTGTGGTCTTCCAAGAGAAAAAGCTGAAGAGTTTATCTCTAAATATGAAAACTATAAAAGGAAATTTTACAGCGGTTTTTTAGGAGAACTAAATATTGAAAATAATAGTTCTTCTCTTTTTGTAAACTTAAGATGCATGAGTGTAGCAGATAAAATAGCTTCTATATATGTTGGTGGCGGAATTACAAAAGATAGTTCAGCAAAAAAAGAGTGGGAGGAAACCATTGCTAAAACAAAGACAATAAAGAAAGTGCTTTAACTTATAAAAATAAAAATCAAAAAACCGCAAATAGTAAATTTGCGGTTTTTCTTTTTGTGTAAAACTTGAAATAAAATATTTTTAACGTATTTATTTGTTCCTACTTTGATATTCTCAATTAAGCAAATACAAAAATAGTCTAGGACTGTTATATATCGTCAAAAGAAACATTTGTAAAACTCTCTGTAGATTTTATTTCTTCAGTTGTTTCAGTTCCTTCTTCCTTTTTAAAATCTTTTTGGTGGCGCTCACTAATTACTTCGCTCCCTTTTTCATTTAAAATATAGTCGGTTGCTTTACCTAGCATTTCTTGAAAATCTGTAAAATCTTCTTTATATAAGTAAATTTTGTGTTTTTGGTAATGGAAAGACCCATCATCATGTGTAAATTTTTTGCTCTCCGTAACAGTTAAGTAGTAATCATCTGCTTTTGTTGCTCTTACATCAAAAAAGTAAGTTCTTCTTCCTGCTCTTAATACTTGTGAAAAAATTTCTTCCTGTTCAACTCTCTCTGCTCTCTCTGCCATAATTATTGTAAAATAGTAATTATAATATTTTTTTTATACTTAACAAATCTAACAAAATATTTTATGTAGCAAGGTTAAAGATTAAATTTCTTTTTCTAAAAGTTGTTGGTCATACAAATCTTTATAGTAACCGTCTATGGTTATTAGTTGATTATGAGTTCCTTGTTGTATGATTTCTCCTTGGTCTAAAACAATAATTTTATCGGCATTTTTGGCCGAAGAGATTCTGTGACTAATTATAAAAGTGGTAATATTTTTTGATATTCTCTCTAAATTCGAAAGGATTTTTTCTTCAGTTTCTGTGTCTACAGCAGACAAGCAATCATCAAAAATTAAAATTTTAGGTTTCTTTATTATTGCTCTTGCAATAGAAACACGCTGCTTCTGTCCGCCAGAAAGGGTTACACCACGTTCTCCTAATACGGTTTTGTATCCGTTAGGGAAATCGATAATATTTTTATGTACATCCGCATTTTTGGCTGCAGCAATAATCTCTTCTTGTGTAGCGTCTTCTTTACCAAATTTAATATTGTCTTCTATACTTTCAGAGAATAAAAATGGATCTTGTGGTACAAAACCAATCTGACTTCTAACTGCGTCTAAATTGGCTTCTTTAATAGGTATGTCGTCTAGTAAGATTGTTCCTATTTTGGTATCATACAACCTAGAAATTAATTCTATAATAGTAGATTTTCCCGAGCCTGTTTTACCTAAAATAGCAATGGTTTCTCCAGATTTAACAGAAATGTTGATGTTTTTTAGAGCAGTTATATTAGTATCATCATACGTAAAAGTAACATCTTTAAAAGTAACATTTCCTTTTAATTCTATTGGCAAATTGCTGCTATTTTGTATTTCTGGTACATGCTGTAAAAATTCATTAATTCTAGCTTGTGAAGCTTCTGCTTGCTGCACCATAGAGGTAACCCAACCTACAACAGCTACGGGCCAAGTTAAGATATTTACATAAAGCATAAACTCTATAATGGTACCTATTTGTATTTCATTTTCTATATATAATTGACCTCCAACATATAAAACTAATAAGTTACTAATACCAATTAAAAAGACCATCAACGGAAAAAATAACGCATTTGCTTTTTGAAGATGGATGTTTTTTTCCTTGCTTTTATCTGCAATTTTATCGAAGTCTTTTATAATTGAAGCTTCAATTCCGTAAGATTTAACCACATTAATTCCTGAGAAAAACTCTTGATTAAAAGTGGTTAATTTTGATAAATATTGCTGAACAATAGTACTTCTTTTATGTATTACTTTACTTAAAACGAATATTGAAATCGATAATAAAGGAAAAGGAATTAAAGTGTACATGGTTAGTTTCACATCAATACTCATCATTTGAGTAAAACCAACAACTAACAAAACAATCATGTTAATGGTATACATCACTGCAGGTCCTACATACATTCTTACTTTAGAAACATCTTCAGAAATACGATTCATTAAATCTCCTGTTCTGTTTTTTTTGTAGAAATTGAGTGATAACCTCTGGTATTGTTGATAAATTTCGTTTTTTAAATCAAATTCTATCAACCTAGAAGTAACAATAATAGTTTGCCTCATTAAAAAAGTGAAAAAACCAGATAATATGGCAACTCCTATAATAAGAAGTACATTTATTAATAATTGGTGCTGTACTTCTTCTAGATTAGTAACAGTACCGTCTAGGTAATCTTCTACAATGTTTAAAGAATCTCCTACTATTTGAGGGATTTTTAAAGCTAAAAATTTGGCTAAAATGGTTATTGATAACCCTATTAATAATCGCCATTTATATTTAGAAAAGTATTTGTTTACGTGTCTTAGTTCCTTCAATGAATATTGAATTTTTAAAAAATAAAATTACAATAATTATAATATCTATAAATTATTTTTTTGTTAAATAAGTAAAAATGCAAAGATACAAGATTCAGGATAGAATTAATTCTTAAAAAAGAATAAAAAGGTAGTCGAATAAAAGTAAAATAACACTATTTTTGCACCCAAATTTATATATAAGTTCTTTAGAAAATGATTAACAGGAGACATATTCGAGTTAAAGTAATGCAATCTGTGTACGCTATGTTACATTCTTATAATGATGATATCATTAAAGAGGAAAAATTTTTAAAACATAGTATATTAAAAATGTACGATTTGTACGTTTTAAACCTACAGTTATTGGTAGAAGTACAAAAATTAGCAGCTAAAAAAATAGCACTTTCTAAAAAGAAAATTCTTGCTACCAAAGAAGATTTAAACCCAAACAACAAGTTTTTAAACAATAGACTTATAAATACCATCGCAGAAAGCGTAAGTATAGAAGGTTATGTTGAGTTAAATGATGTAAACAACTGGGAAGAAAATGATGAGTATGTAAAAATTATTTTTGACAAATTGCAAAATAGCGATTTGTATAAAAAATATTTAGCTACTGAAGAAGATTCTTATAAAGTAGACAAAGCTTTTGTAATTGATTTCTTTAAAGAAATTATTGCACCAAATGAAAAATTAGGCGAATATTTTGAAGACACTATGATTTCTTGGTCAGATGATATTCCTTTTGTAAATACTTGGGTTGTAAAAACGTTAAGTAAGCAAAAAGATAATACTATTTTTGTTTTAGGTAAATTATATAAAGATAAGGATGATGAAGATTTTGTATCTAAAATGTTTAAGAAAACAGTTTTAAATAATACAGAGTACGAGTCTATTATTGAAGAAAAAACACCAAACTGGGAAACAGATAGAATTGCCGATATAGATATGATTCTAATAAAAATGGCAATTGCAGAGTTTTTTAATTTCCATTCTATACCAACCAGAGTTACTATTAATGAATATATAGAAATATCTAAAGATTATTCTACAGAAAAGAGTAGCTACTTTATCAATGGAGTTTTAGATAAAATTTCTAAAGAATTTATAGAAAGTAAAAGAATTGTTAAAATAGGTAGAGGATTGCTTTAAACTATTGTTTTAGGTAATTAATTTATTATTTTTACGCAAAATTAAATCATAATGAAGAAAATAACAATCTTATTAGCATTTGTAATTACAGCATCTTTCTTTACAGCTTGTAAAGACGGAGGAAGTGCCGTTAAAAAAGTAAATCAAGAAAATTTAGATAACGCTGCATCTAGAGATAATGAAATTAAAAAAGGAACAGCTTTAATTTCATTAGATAAAACAATCTATGATTTTGGTACTGTAAATGAAGGAGATTTGGTAGAAACTAGTTTTGTGGTTACCAATTCTGGAAAAACAGACTTAGTAATAACAAACGCACAAGGATCTTGTGGTTGTACAGTTCCTACTTGGCCAAAAGCACCAATTAAACCAGGTGAAACAGGTATTGTTGATGTGAAGTTTAATACAAACGGTAGACCAAATAGACAACAGAAAACAGTAACCTTAACAACAAACACAGAAGCTGGTAGACAGGTTTTAACAATTAAAGGTTCTGTAACACCAAAAGCAAAATAAAAAATATGTATACTGTAATATTTTTACAAGAAGGAATGAGTGGTAGTTTAATGAGCATGTTGCCTTTTTTAGCAATTATTGTTGTGTTTTATTTTTTTATGATAAGACCACAAATGAATCGTCAGAAAAAAGAAAAAGCTTTTCAATCTGAAATTAAAAAAGGAGCAAAAGTGGTTACTTCTAGTGGTATTCATGGTAAAATAGCTGAAATTAATGAAGCGGAAGGTACCGTAACTATAGAAACTGGAGCAGGGAAAATTAAGTTTGAACGTTCTGCTGTTTCTATGGAATTAACAAACAAAAAATTAGCACCAGCTAAAAAATAAATAGTTAGTTAATTAAAATATTAAGTGAGCTATGTCTTTTTAGATACAGCTCACTTTTTTGTTAACAAGCTTTTGTGTAGATTGCATTAAAATTGATTTATTACCTTGATAAAGAATAGAAAAATAACGAAAAGTTTTATTAGTTTTTTAATAGCCTCTATTTTAATGTGGTTTTTAATTACGCTTTCTAAAGAATATACCACTAGTCTCACTTTTTCTGTAAACTATAAAAATATTCCTCAAGATAAATTATTACAGAATAATCCTACAAAAGAAATAGATATTATTGTAAAATCTACTGGGTTTAATATTATAAGATCTGGTTTTGGTGATAAAACAATTACCCTAAACGCTAATAGTTTACGTAAAAAATCTTCTGGGAGCTATTATTTTTTAACAAGAAACCAAGTTAGCACAATTCAAAAACAATTGCATTCTGGCATTGAATTACAACAAATTGTGTTGGATACTATTTATTTAGATATTGGTACTTTAACTTCTAAAAAAGTCGCCTTAAAACCAAATTTAGATATTAAATATCAAATTGGTTATGATATTTTAGAGCCAGTAAGTGTGGAACCAGATAGTATCTTTATTTCTGGTCCAGAAGCACAAGTAAAGAACATAACTTCCATCGATTTAAAAGTAATAAAACTAGAGAATGTTAGAGAAGATTTTTCTAAAGATGTTGAAATTGTATTGCCTAAAAACTCCGGTAACATTAAGTTTAATTCTAAATTTACAACTATTAGTGGTAAAGTAGAGAAGTTTACAGAGGGTACTTTAGAGGTTCCGTTTACAATTAAAAATCTTCCAAGAGGAGTCGATTTAACGATACTTAATAAAACTGTAGAAATAGTTTATGTAGTAGGTCTTTCTAACTTTAATAAAATTGATAAAAACTTTTTTGAGGTAGTTTGTGATTATAATCTTTCTAAAGATAATAAGCTTGGGTATTTGTTACCTAAAGTTATAGGAAAACCAGATTATGTTAAAAGTTTTAAAGTGATACCTAATAAAATAGATTTTTTAATTCAGAAATAAAATGGTTGTAGGTTTAACAGGTGGTATAGGAAGCGGAAAAACTACAGTAGCTAATATTTTTGCCAATTTTAATACGATTGCTATTTACAATGCAGATTTAGAAGCTAAAAAGTTAATGAATACCTCTCCTGTAATAAAGTCTAAAATTATTGAAGAGTTTGGAGATGAATCTTACCTAGATAATCAATTAAATCGACCTTTTATAGCGAACCTTGTTTTTAAGGATAAAAACAAATTAGCAGCCTTAAATGCAATTGTGCATCCTGAAGTAAAAAATCACTTTAATGAATTTGTAAAACTACATACAGATAAAGAGTATATTTTATATGAAAATGCGATTCTTTTTGAAAGTAAGAGTAATCTTAAATGCGATATTATAATATCTGTTTATGCACCTCTTAACGTTAGAATAGAAAGGACAATGCTAAGAGATAACAGTTCTAAAATAGCGGTAGAAAACAGAATAAAAAACCAATGGTTAGAAGATAAAAAGTTACTACAATCTAATTATGTTATTACCAATTTAAGCAAAGAAAATACTCATTTTCAGGTCCTTAAAATCCATAATATTTTAACAAAAAAAGAGGTTTCAATTTAATTTTATTCAATAGGATTGTTAAAATAGTCTTAAATTTAAAGTAAAGTTGTTAATTTAGGTTAAAAACAATAAAATCAACTTTTGAAAGCCGTAACTTTGATGTATGGGTAAGAAAATGTTTGTTCTTATTGTGGTTTTAATGAGCATTTCCTTGATAGGAATTATTGCTGTACAATTGTTTTGGATAAACAATGCGGTTGAAAGCAGAAATGAGCAATTTAAGAATGATATTCAAAAATCTTTGGGGAATGTAACCCAGAGAATAAATGATAAAGAGGAAGCTTTTTTTGATAAAAAAATGGAAGATTTCTTTGATAACGTTGGTTTGGCTAACGATGCTCAAATAAGAAATTATTTATTTCAAGAAATAGATACTATTACGAAAGAGCGTTTTTCTATAGGAACTACTTATTTAGAAGAAAATTTTAAATTACCAACAGAGTTTTTAGACAATGATTCTATCATAGTAAAAAGAGTTACTGGCAAACAAGATTTTTTTCATTCAAGATTAATTAAAGGAGTAGACAATGCTTTTTCTTCAACAGATGAAAATAGATACTCTTTTACTAAAAGATTTAAGAAAATTGAAAACGCTTATAATTCTGCATATTTTGAAGACTATAAGAAAATTACTCCTCTTCATCAAAGAATAAGTAATAACGATTTAAATAATACGATTAAGGAAGAGTTAGAAAAACGAAATGTATATTTAGATTTTAAATATGGTGTTTATAGTAAAGATGGTTTAGCTACAAAACTAAAATCTGGATATTATACTATAAACAAAAAAGAAAGCTATCCGTATCCTCTTTTTTTTAATGAAAATGGAGATGTTGAATATGAGTTATATGTAACTTTTCCGTCTAAAGATAAACACATACTTTCTGGTCTTTCTGGAATTTTAATACTTTCATTGTCATTTATATTTATCATTATTATCGCTTTTTCTAGTTCTTTGTATCAATTAATTAGACAGAAAAAAATATCAGAAATAAAAACTGATTTTATAAATAATATGACGCATGAGTTTAAGACACCAATTGCTACCATTAACCTTGCTTTAGACTCTATCAAGAATCCAAAGATTATTAATGATAACGAAAAAGTGTTGCGTTATGTAAAAATGATTAGAGACGAAAATAAAAGAATGCATTCTCAAGTAGAAAATGTCTTAAGAATATCTAGGTTAGAAAAAAATCAGTTAGATATTAGTAAGGAAACTATTGATATGCACGACACAATAGAAGATGCAATAACACATGTAAGTTTATTAATTGCAGATAGAAAAGGGACGATAAATACACATTTTGAGGCAATTATAACAGAAATTCCTGGTAACGAATTTCATTTAACAAATATAATTGTTAATATATTAGAAAATGGTTTAAAATATTCTGAAGGTGCA encodes the following:
- a CDS encoding sensor histidine kinase KdpD, with the protein product MGKKMFVLIVVLMSISLIGIIAVQLFWINNAVESRNEQFKNDIQKSLGNVTQRINDKEEAFFDKKMEDFFDNVGLANDAQIRNYLFQEIDTITKERFSIGTTYLEENFKLPTEFLDNDSIIVKRVTGKQDFFHSRLIKGVDNAFSSTDENRYSFTKRFKKIENAYNSAYFEDYKKITPLHQRISNNDLNNTIKEELEKRNVYLDFKYGVYSKDGLATKLKSGYYTINKKESYPYPLFFNENGDVEYELYVTFPSKDKHILSGLSGILILSLSFIFIIIIAFSSSLYQLIRQKKISEIKTDFINNMTHEFKTPIATINLALDSIKNPKIINDNEKVLRYVKMIRDENKRMHSQVENVLRISRLEKNQLDISKETIDMHDTIEDAITHVSLLIADRKGTINTHFEAIITEIPGNEFHLTNIIVNILENGLKYSEGAPKINVYTESTNKFFIFKIKDEGIGMSKAVQKQVFDKFYREQKGNIHDVKGHGLGLAYVKEIVEKHHGTVFVESEKGKGSTFTVKLPLI
- the yajC gene encoding preprotein translocase subunit YajC, coding for MYTVIFLQEGMSGSLMSMLPFLAIIVVFYFFMIRPQMNRQKKEKAFQSEIKKGAKVVTSSGIHGKIAEINEAEGTVTIETGAGKIKFERSAVSMELTNKKLAPAKK
- a CDS encoding CdaR family protein — translated: MWFLITLSKEYTTSLTFSVNYKNIPQDKLLQNNPTKEIDIIVKSTGFNIIRSGFGDKTITLNANSLRKKSSGSYYFLTRNQVSTIQKQLHSGIELQQIVLDTIYLDIGTLTSKKVALKPNLDIKYQIGYDILEPVSVEPDSIFISGPEAQVKNITSIDLKVIKLENVREDFSKDVEIVLPKNSGNIKFNSKFTTISGKVEKFTEGTLEVPFTIKNLPRGVDLTILNKTVEIVYVVGLSNFNKIDKNFFEVVCDYNLSKDNKLGYLLPKVIGKPDYVKSFKVIPNKIDFLIQK
- the coaE gene encoding dephospho-CoA kinase (Dephospho-CoA kinase (CoaE) performs the final step in coenzyme A biosynthesis.); the protein is MVVGLTGGIGSGKTTVANIFANFNTIAIYNADLEAKKLMNTSPVIKSKIIEEFGDESYLDNQLNRPFIANLVFKDKNKLAALNAIVHPEVKNHFNEFVKLHTDKEYILYENAILFESKSNLKCDIIISVYAPLNVRIERTMLRDNSSKIAVENRIKNQWLEDKKLLQSNYVITNLSKENTHFQVLKIHNILTKKEVSI